In a single window of the Nicotiana tomentosiformis chromosome 8, ASM39032v3, whole genome shotgun sequence genome:
- the LOC104117418 gene encoding uncharacterized protein — MGSSGFFLLCILHSMVALTSGGLMMFYSNEVFIFSHGKERASKLLGSTPHDQLIIQISDSFSGLLLFAIGLFLFMVAFIKDREFHGFFAKGCILLHIAMAIWRMYFERKLEEDLGRDWLRLVVADIALGLSWVFFLVYSWREKYD; from the coding sequence ATGGGGTCATCTGGATTTTTCCTCTTATGTATTCTTCATTCTATGGTGGCCTTAACATCTGGAGGTTTAATGATGTTTTATAGCAATGAGGTATTTATATTTAGTCATGGCAAAGAACGTGCTAGTAAACTTCTGGGGTCAACACCACATGATCAGTTAATAATCCAAATATCAGATTCATTTTCTGGACTGCTTTTATTTGCAATTGGACTTTTCTTGTTCATGGTTGCATTTATAAAGGATAGAGAGTTTCATGGATTCTTTGCTAAGGGATGTATTCTTCTTCATATTGCTATGGCTATTTGGAGAATGTACTTTGAGAGGAAACTTGAAGAGGATCTTGGCCGTGATTGGTTGAGACTTGTTGTTGCTGACATTGCTTTAGGACTTTCTTGGGTTTTCTTTCTTGTTTACTCTTGGAGAGAGAAGTATGATTAG